The following are from one region of the Qipengyuania flava genome:
- a CDS encoding pyruvate dehydrogenase complex E1 component subunit beta produces the protein MAIELKMPALSPTMEEGTLAKWLKSEGDEIVAGDIIAEIETDKATMEFEAVDEGTLGKIMVEEGTEGVKVGTVIAMLAGEGEDVSAAAEAAPVEDVPGEGKDVGRPDSSGEGSEAEIAKPARKVDVKDPDVPEGTNFISTTVREALRDGMAEEMRRDERVFVMGEEVAQYQGAYKVTQGLLDEFGAKRVIDTPITEYGFAGIGTGAAMGGLRPIVEFMTFNFAMQAIDHIINSAAKTNYMSGGQMRCPVVFRGPNGAASRVGAQHSQNYGPWYASVPGLIVIAPYDAADAKGLMKAAIRCEDPVVFLENELVYGRSFDVPDVDDYVLPIGKARIMREGSDVTIVAYSIAVGLALEAAEELAGEGIDAEVIDLRTLRPLDKDAILTSLAKTNRLVIAEEGWPTCSIASEVMAICMEDGFDHLDAPVTRVCDEDVPLPYAANLEKLALIDTPRIVKAAKKVCYKD, from the coding sequence ATGGCTATCGAACTCAAGATGCCCGCGCTGTCGCCCACGATGGAGGAGGGCACCCTCGCGAAATGGCTGAAGTCGGAAGGCGACGAGATCGTTGCCGGCGACATCATCGCCGAGATCGAAACCGACAAAGCGACGATGGAATTCGAAGCCGTCGACGAGGGCACACTCGGCAAGATCATGGTCGAGGAAGGCACCGAGGGCGTAAAGGTCGGCACGGTCATCGCCATGCTGGCGGGCGAGGGCGAGGATGTCTCGGCCGCAGCCGAGGCCGCTCCGGTCGAAGACGTTCCGGGCGAAGGCAAGGACGTTGGCCGTCCCGACAGCTCTGGCGAGGGCAGCGAAGCGGAAATCGCCAAGCCTGCGCGCAAGGTCGACGTGAAGGACCCCGACGTACCAGAAGGCACCAATTTCATCTCCACGACTGTGCGCGAAGCGCTGCGCGACGGCATGGCCGAAGAGATGCGCCGCGACGAGCGCGTCTTCGTGATGGGCGAGGAAGTCGCCCAGTACCAGGGCGCCTACAAGGTTACCCAGGGCCTGCTCGATGAATTCGGCGCCAAGCGCGTGATCGACACCCCGATCACCGAATACGGCTTTGCCGGTATCGGCACGGGCGCGGCGATGGGCGGCCTTCGCCCGATCGTTGAGTTCATGACCTTCAACTTCGCCATGCAGGCGATCGACCACATCATCAACTCGGCGGCCAAGACCAACTACATGTCGGGCGGCCAGATGCGCTGTCCGGTCGTGTTCCGCGGCCCCAACGGCGCAGCAAGCCGTGTCGGTGCGCAGCACAGTCAGAACTACGGTCCGTGGTACGCCAGCGTCCCCGGCCTGATCGTCATCGCGCCCTACGACGCGGCCGACGCCAAGGGCCTGATGAAGGCAGCCATCCGCTGCGAAGACCCGGTGGTCTTCCTGGAGAACGAGCTCGTCTACGGCCGCAGCTTCGATGTGCCGGACGTTGACGACTATGTCCTGCCGATCGGCAAGGCACGCATCATGCGCGAAGGTTCGGATGTTACCATCGTCGCCTATTCGATCGCTGTTGGCCTTGCTCTGGAAGCCGCTGAAGAGCTGGCTGGCGAGGGCATCGATGCCGAAGTCATCGACCTGCGCACGCTGCGTCCGCTCGACAAGGACGCGATCCTGACCTCGCTAGCGAAGACGAACCGTCTCGTGATCGCGGAAGAGGGCTGGCCGACCTGTTCGATCGCTTCGGAAGTCATGGCGATCTGCATGGAGGATGGCTTCGACCATCTCGATGCACCAGTCACCCGCGTGTGCGACGAAGACGTCCCGCTGCCTTACGCTGCGAATCTGGAAAAGCTCGCGCTGATCGACACGCCGCGCATCGTGAAGGCGGCGAAGAAGGTCTGCTACAAGGACTAA
- a CDS encoding TadE/TadG family type IV pilus assembly protein, which translates to MTHFLRQLVRDTRGATMVEFAILVPVIFGAFLGVLQVGLGMQAYNALRNVSADTSRYAVIEYQKENEITIATIQTQAATIATSMPYALESARFTATVTQPGTQRVDGAIEYQIVTTYNVRSVMGFMGFNDVPITFTRPIFLLDT; encoded by the coding sequence ATGACTCATTTCCTTCGCCAACTGGTCCGTGACACCCGCGGCGCGACGATGGTCGAATTCGCCATTCTCGTGCCGGTAATCTTCGGTGCGTTCCTGGGCGTGCTGCAGGTTGGCCTCGGCATGCAGGCCTACAACGCGCTGCGCAACGTCAGCGCCGACACCTCGCGCTACGCCGTGATCGAGTACCAGAAGGAAAACGAGATCACGATTGCGACTATCCAGACCCAGGCTGCGACGATTGCCACGTCGATGCCCTACGCGCTGGAGAGCGCGCGCTTCACCGCGACCGTGACGCAGCCGGGTACCCAGCGCGTCGATGGCGCGATCGAGTACCAGATCGTCACCACCTACAACGTACGCAGCGTGATGGGCTTCATGGGGTTCAACGATGTCCCCATCACCTTCACGCGACCGATTTTCCTGCTCGATACCTGA
- a CDS encoding TadE/TadG family type IV pilus assembly protein: protein MLTKRICNLFGNLKSDTNGNAMILMALGMPVLIGSSGMAVDMTQWYMWKRELQYAVDQGAIAGAWARAETATQATYQTRADQEFSANLGALSGKTTSPVVALADYNGGTQNSVTVTSTVTVNLPFSQVVISKPTTITANAQATFEAATNWTTCLLALDTSASGALTIGGTASGTVTCGAGTLSTSSTAIVKNGNPSVTLGDIIAAGGIESGLAGNGTIREYINNLSNPYDGLTPPQSTSPQTYGCVTTTQTVQTPNGSTTTTANVVQTDDVAYTYWQGKNQNNAKTQVSYSGAAADTSQDTDLGSQTVANDASEGETRVISETSEWTGRNWPVSGSKNQEIYEMKTTTISYTYTGVSQSGGYDTEVVETTSATLNPGTYNNVTISCDTFFNPGVYTITGVLDFGQNHTVTGDDVMLVLSGSGSERFKLNAQSVVRMSGISESRLINTYSVAAEDAARMAGMLIFDPNSTADVKINGGADMQLEGILYMPGRKAKFNGNSSVSGQCMMLAAGQLEFTGTNDLDSFCVPTGATSFDIGGNTISIRLVT, encoded by the coding sequence ATGCTGACCAAGCGGATCTGCAATCTCTTCGGCAACCTGAAGAGCGACACCAACGGCAACGCCATGATCCTGATGGCGCTGGGTATGCCGGTGCTGATCGGAAGCTCGGGCATGGCTGTCGACATGACCCAGTGGTACATGTGGAAGCGCGAACTGCAGTATGCGGTCGACCAGGGCGCCATTGCCGGCGCCTGGGCCCGCGCCGAAACGGCGACGCAGGCGACCTATCAAACACGCGCGGACCAGGAATTCAGCGCAAACCTCGGTGCGCTCTCGGGCAAGACCACCTCGCCCGTCGTCGCGCTTGCCGATTACAACGGCGGCACGCAGAACAGCGTGACGGTAACCTCAACCGTGACCGTCAACCTGCCGTTTTCGCAGGTCGTCATCAGCAAGCCGACCACGATCACTGCGAACGCCCAGGCGACGTTTGAGGCAGCAACCAATTGGACGACGTGCCTCCTCGCGCTTGACACTTCGGCATCGGGCGCGCTGACGATTGGCGGTACGGCGTCGGGCACTGTCACCTGCGGCGCAGGCACACTGTCGACCTCGAGCACGGCCATCGTGAAAAATGGTAATCCCAGCGTGACGCTCGGCGATATCATCGCTGCCGGCGGGATCGAGTCCGGTCTCGCGGGCAACGGCACGATCCGCGAATATATCAATAACCTCAGCAATCCGTATGATGGCCTCACCCCGCCGCAGAGCACGTCGCCGCAGACCTACGGCTGTGTGACGACGACGCAGACGGTCCAGACTCCGAACGGATCGACAACGACTACGGCCAATGTCGTCCAGACCGACGACGTCGCCTACACCTACTGGCAGGGCAAGAACCAGAACAACGCAAAAACTCAGGTTAGCTATTCGGGTGCCGCAGCTGACACCTCGCAGGACACCGACCTCGGCAGCCAGACTGTCGCGAATGACGCGAGCGAGGGCGAAACCCGGGTAATCAGCGAAACGTCCGAGTGGACAGGCCGTAACTGGCCGGTTTCCGGTTCAAAGAACCAGGAAATTTACGAGATGAAGACCACGACCATCTCCTACACATATACGGGCGTTTCGCAGTCCGGTGGCTACGACACCGAAGTGGTCGAGACGACTTCGGCAACCCTTAATCCCGGCACCTACAACAACGTCACCATCAGCTGCGACACCTTCTTCAATCCGGGCGTCTACACGATTACCGGGGTGCTGGATTTCGGGCAGAACCACACCGTCACGGGCGACGATGTGATGCTGGTGCTGAGCGGTTCGGGTTCGGAACGCTTCAAGCTCAATGCCCAATCGGTCGTACGCATGAGCGGCATTTCCGAAAGCAGGCTCATCAACACCTACAGCGTCGCAGCCGAAGACGCCGCGAGAATGGCCGGCATGCTCATCTTCGATCCAAACTCGACGGCCGATGTCAAGATCAACGGCGGCGCGGATATGCAGCTGGAAGGCATTCTCTACATGCCCGGCCGCAAGGCCAAGTTTAACGGCAACTCCTCGGTATCGGGCCAGTGCATGATGCTCGCGGCCGGCCAGCTGGAGTTTACCGGAACGAACGATCTCGACAGCTTCTGCGTGCCGACCGGCGCGACCTCCTTCGATATCGGAGGCAACACCATCTCCATCCGTCTGGTGACCTGA
- a CDS encoding FtsB family cell division protein — protein sequence MAAIRKAKATQHAALAALLAMGGIAIAGPSGLLAWSENLRLLDQRQAQLAEIEAEREALENRVALLHPDAADPDMVGELLRSQLNVVHPNEVVITLED from the coding sequence ATGGCAGCCATTCGCAAGGCAAAGGCAACGCAGCACGCTGCGCTCGCCGCGCTGCTTGCGATGGGCGGTATTGCCATTGCCGGGCCTTCGGGTCTCCTGGCGTGGAGCGAAAATTTGCGCCTGCTCGACCAGCGCCAGGCCCAGCTTGCCGAGATCGAGGCGGAGCGCGAAGCGCTGGAAAACCGCGTGGCCCTGCTGCACCCCGATGCCGCCGATCCGGACATGGTCGGCGAACTGCTGCGCAGCCAGCTGAACGTCGTCCACCCCAACGAGGTGGTCATCACCCTCGAAGACTGA
- a CDS encoding haloalkane dehalogenase gives MEILRTPAERFDAIPDYPFAENWFEVDLGDGLTARQHYLDEGAKDAPPVLLFHGEPSWSFLYRKMIPILVDAGFRVLAPDLIGFGKSDKPDDQSFYTYARHVDWLKQWRNAIEPRPAALFCQDWGGLLGLRMVAHDPDLFTCVVASNTFLPVGGKPSEAFAAWRHFAKTSPEFAIGPLLDRATATPRTAEEIAAYDAPFPTEAYKAGARAFPQLVPAEDGMDGVEDNKEAWKTLSAYDKPFLTLFGEDDPVTKGAEKHLIERVAGAAGQPHTTLSTCGHFCQEDRPVELAQGVIDTAHAAGFLA, from the coding sequence ATGGAAATCCTGCGCACGCCGGCCGAACGCTTTGACGCGATCCCCGACTATCCCTTTGCCGAAAACTGGTTCGAGGTGGACCTCGGCGACGGGCTGACCGCGCGCCAGCACTATCTCGACGAAGGCGCGAAGGACGCGCCGCCCGTGCTGCTCTTCCATGGCGAACCGAGCTGGTCCTTCCTCTACCGCAAGATGATCCCGATCCTGGTCGATGCCGGGTTCCGCGTGCTTGCGCCCGACCTCATCGGTTTCGGCAAGAGCGACAAGCCGGACGACCAGAGCTTCTATACCTACGCGCGCCATGTCGACTGGCTGAAACAATGGCGCAACGCGATCGAGCCGCGACCCGCCGCGCTGTTCTGCCAGGACTGGGGCGGCCTCCTGGGGCTTCGCATGGTCGCGCACGATCCCGACCTTTTTACCTGCGTCGTGGCCAGCAACACCTTCTTGCCTGTTGGCGGCAAACCCAGCGAAGCATTCGCGGCCTGGCGGCATTTTGCGAAGACCTCTCCCGAATTCGCCATCGGCCCCCTGCTCGACCGCGCCACGGCAACGCCGCGGACCGCAGAGGAAATCGCGGCCTACGACGCCCCCTTCCCTACCGAGGCCTACAAGGCGGGCGCCCGCGCTTTCCCGCAGCTCGTCCCGGCCGAAGACGGCATGGACGGCGTTGAGGACAACAAGGAAGCGTGGAAGACCCTTTCCGCCTACGACAAGCCCTTCCTCACTCTTTTCGGCGAAGACGACCCGGTGACCAAGGGTGCGGAAAAGCACCTGATCGAGCGGGTTGCAGGAGCAGCTGGCCAACCGCACACCACCCTCTCGACCTGCGGCCATTTCTGCCAGGAGGACCGCCCGGTCGAGCTGGCGCAGGGCGTGATCGACACCGCACACGCTGCCGGATTCCTTGCTTGA
- a CDS encoding TadE/TadG family type IV pilus assembly protein, with product MRKITELLRDSMGAVVIETAFVAPALVLMGIGAFEAGMIISRQVELQNAAAEASQIALASPPADSAERDTLKAIVKTSTGLGDSNVTIAEKFRCGTDLAYVDDTSGCTAEFSKYVQISLTDTYTPVWAKVAFGSPFNYSVVRTVQIG from the coding sequence ATGCGCAAGATTACGGAACTCCTTCGCGACAGCATGGGCGCGGTCGTCATCGAGACGGCCTTCGTCGCCCCTGCCCTTGTCCTGATGGGCATCGGCGCGTTTGAAGCAGGCATGATCATCTCGCGTCAGGTTGAGCTGCAGAACGCGGCCGCAGAAGCCTCGCAGATCGCCCTCGCCTCGCCACCCGCCGATTCCGCTGAGCGCGATACCCTGAAAGCCATCGTGAAGACGTCCACCGGCCTCGGCGATAGCAACGTGACTATTGCCGAAAAATTCCGCTGCGGAACCGATCTGGCATACGTCGATGACACCAGCGGCTGCACCGCCGAATTCTCGAAGTATGTACAAATCTCGCTAACCGACACCTACACGCCTGTGTGGGCCAAAGTCGCCTTCGGCTCGCCGTTCAACTATTCGGTCGTAAGGACGGTGCAGATCGGATGA
- the hppD gene encoding 4-hydroxyphenylpyruvate dioxygenase translates to MPDLFENPIGLDGFEFVEFCAPEKGVIEPVFEAMGFTRVASHRSKDVDLWRQGQINLILNYEPRSAAWFFAREHGPSACGMGFRVRDAKSAYDELLARGAEPVAVETGPMELRIPAIRGIGGAIVYLIDRYADENGDGLSIYDIDFEYLPGVEKFPKGAGFNVIDHLTHNVYNGRMKYWADYYETLFNFREIRFFDIKGEYTGLTSKALTAPDGKIRIPLNEEGEGGKGQIEEFLKEFNGEGIQHIALICDDLVQCWDNLKELGVPFMTAPPETYYEMLGERLPGHGEPVDELKMRGILLDGTTEGGQPRLLLQIFAEAQVGPVFFEFIQRKGDEGFGEGNFKALFESMERDQIKRGVLEVEAEPAE, encoded by the coding sequence ATGCCTGATCTCTTCGAGAACCCCATTGGCCTCGACGGCTTCGAATTCGTCGAATTCTGCGCGCCGGAAAAGGGTGTGATCGAGCCGGTTTTCGAAGCCATGGGCTTCACCCGCGTCGCCAGCCACCGGTCGAAGGATGTGGACCTGTGGCGCCAGGGACAGATCAACCTCATTCTCAATTACGAACCGCGCAGCGCTGCGTGGTTCTTCGCCCGCGAACATGGCCCCTCGGCCTGCGGCATGGGTTTCCGCGTCCGCGATGCAAAGTCGGCCTATGACGAACTGCTCGCTCGCGGCGCCGAGCCCGTGGCCGTCGAGACCGGCCCGATGGAACTGCGCATTCCGGCAATCCGCGGCATCGGCGGCGCGATCGTCTACCTGATCGACCGCTACGCCGACGAAAACGGTGATGGCCTGTCGATCTACGACATCGATTTCGAGTACCTGCCGGGCGTGGAGAAATTCCCCAAGGGCGCCGGTTTCAACGTTATCGATCACCTCACCCACAACGTCTACAACGGCCGCATGAAGTATTGGGCGGACTATTACGAAACGCTCTTCAACTTCCGCGAAATCCGCTTCTTCGACATCAAGGGCGAGTATACCGGCCTGACCTCCAAGGCGCTCACCGCGCCCGACGGCAAGATCCGCATCCCGCTCAACGAAGAAGGCGAAGGCGGCAAGGGCCAGATCGAAGAGTTCCTCAAGGAGTTCAACGGCGAAGGCATCCAGCACATCGCGCTGATCTGCGACGATCTCGTGCAGTGCTGGGACAACCTCAAGGAGCTGGGCGTCCCCTTCATGACCGCTCCGCCCGAAACCTATTACGAAATGCTGGGCGAGCGCCTGCCGGGCCACGGCGAGCCGGTGGACGAGCTCAAGATGCGCGGCATCCTGCTCGACGGCACCACCGAGGGCGGCCAGCCCCGCCTGCTGCTGCAGATCTTTGCCGAAGCGCAGGTCGGTCCGGTGTTCTTCGAGTTCATCCAGCGCAAGGGCGACGAAGGCTTCGGTGAAGGCAACTTCAAGGCCCTGTTCGAAAGCATGGAACGCGACCAGATCAAGCGCGGCGTGCTCGAGGTGGAAGCGGAGCCGGCGGAATGA
- a CDS encoding carboxymuconolactone decarboxylase family protein translates to MPRLREVPRAEADETVVLPLYNFLFGERDPVADPGTSTGTPGDWWTVFANSPDTLKHAAQGFAYYRSPDRKLDPVLREWGQAWAGWATGSQFVFSQHCKSLRGLGVSEEKIVALPHWQASDAFDARERLVLAYTDRLVMHHGRVPEALFASLREAFSDEEILELTYITCLYFMHGVMSRALRTEFDDRDDPITEVDAPDGFSAERFVQS, encoded by the coding sequence ATGCCGCGCCTTCGCGAAGTGCCGCGCGCCGAGGCGGACGAGACGGTTGTCCTCCCGCTCTACAATTTCCTCTTTGGCGAGCGTGACCCGGTGGCCGATCCCGGCACATCCACCGGCACGCCCGGCGACTGGTGGACGGTCTTCGCCAACTCTCCCGATACGCTCAAGCACGCCGCGCAAGGGTTTGCCTATTACCGCAGCCCGGACCGCAAGCTCGATCCGGTCCTGCGCGAATGGGGGCAGGCCTGGGCAGGGTGGGCGACCGGCAGCCAGTTCGTCTTCTCTCAGCACTGCAAGAGCCTCCGCGGTCTGGGCGTGAGTGAGGAGAAGATCGTCGCACTACCGCATTGGCAGGCGAGCGATGCCTTCGATGCTCGCGAGCGCCTTGTCCTTGCCTACACCGACCGCCTCGTGATGCATCACGGGCGTGTGCCAGAGGCGCTGTTCGCCAGCCTTCGCGAGGCGTTTTCGGACGAGGAAATCCTCGAGCTGACCTACATCACCTGCCTCTATTTTATGCATGGTGTGATGAGCCGGGCCCTGCGGACCGAGTTCGACGATCGTGACGACCCGATCACCGAAGTCGACGCGCCGGACGGTTTTTCGGCCGAGCGGTTCGTCCAAAGCTGA
- a CDS encoding mechanosensitive ion channel family protein codes for MNYIATLRDQLQGMGEGFIETLPTLAIALFIVFLTWILARFAVRFSDMIVGRTEIRASLKALIDTLVKLGIWLLGLFIAAIVVMPDLTPASLLAGLGIGAVAIGFAFQDIFENFLAGVLIMVREKMRIGDVIECEGITGKVEHITLRETHVRKLSGELTVVPNSILFKNPVEIFTDDDQRRHEVVVGVSYDTQLDHAADVIRRAVEDVDDVLASKGIDIFAQEFNSSSVDFLVRWWAGSTPRAGWESKDKVVRAIKAALDDAGIEIPFPYVTHTFKETVPVSQLGDTSRKTP; via the coding sequence GTGAATTACATCGCTACGCTGCGCGACCAGCTGCAGGGCATGGGCGAAGGGTTTATCGAGACCCTGCCCACCCTGGCCATTGCGCTTTTCATCGTTTTCCTGACGTGGATTCTCGCGCGGTTTGCGGTGCGCTTTTCCGACATGATCGTCGGCCGGACGGAGATCCGGGCCAGCCTGAAAGCCCTCATCGATACGCTGGTGAAGCTCGGCATCTGGCTGCTTGGCCTGTTCATCGCCGCCATCGTGGTAATGCCCGATCTGACCCCGGCCAGCCTGCTGGCAGGCCTTGGCATCGGCGCGGTCGCGATCGGCTTTGCCTTCCAGGACATCTTCGAGAATTTCCTTGCCGGCGTGCTCATCATGGTGCGCGAGAAAATGCGCATTGGCGATGTCATCGAATGCGAAGGCATCACCGGCAAGGTGGAGCATATTACCCTGCGCGAAACGCATGTCCGCAAGCTGTCGGGCGAGCTGACGGTCGTGCCCAATTCGATCCTGTTCAAGAACCCGGTGGAAATCTTCACCGATGACGACCAGCGCCGCCACGAGGTGGTGGTCGGCGTTTCCTACGACACCCAGCTCGACCACGCGGCCGATGTCATCCGCCGCGCGGTAGAGGACGTCGACGACGTGCTTGCCAGCAAGGGCATCGATATTTTTGCGCAGGAATTCAATTCGAGCTCGGTCGACTTCCTCGTGCGCTGGTGGGCCGGTTCTACCCCGCGCGCCGGATGGGAGAGCAAGGACAAGGTCGTGCGCGCCATCAAGGCGGCGCTGGACGACGCCGGGATCGAAATTCCGTTCCCCTATGTCACCCATACCTTCAAGGAGACGGTCCCCGTCAGCCAGTTGGGTGACACTAGCCGCAAGACGCCTTAA
- the pdhA gene encoding pyruvate dehydrogenase (acetyl-transferring) E1 component subunit alpha, whose translation MAKSPRSKSSKAKSPAEDTDFVLHSLQEALEKDKRFDASKEQMLHFYEQMLLIRRFEERAGQLYGLGLIGGFCHLYIGQEAVAIGLQSALDGDKDSVITGYRDHGHMLAYGIDPKVIMAELTGREAGISKGKGGSMHMFSTEHKFYGGHGIVGAQVSLGGGLALAHQYNNDGGLCLAYFGDGAANQGQVYETFNMASLWKLPIVFVVENNQYAMGTSTARSSAETEFHRRGTAFRIPGMDVNGMDVLEVRQAAEIAFKHVRDGKGPVLMECNTYRYRGHSMSDPAKYRTREEVQDVREHKDPIEGLKKVLLENGCTEDELKAIDKDIRKTVTEAADFAESSPEPEASELYTDVLVEEY comes from the coding sequence TTGGCCAAATCCCCCCGGAGCAAGAGCAGCAAAGCCAAATCGCCCGCTGAAGATACCGACTTCGTACTCCACTCGCTGCAAGAGGCGCTGGAGAAGGACAAGCGGTTCGATGCGAGCAAGGAGCAGATGCTCCACTTCTACGAGCAGATGCTGCTCATTCGCCGCTTCGAGGAACGGGCAGGGCAGCTTTACGGCCTCGGCCTGATCGGCGGGTTCTGCCATCTCTACATTGGCCAGGAAGCGGTCGCGATCGGCCTGCAGTCGGCACTCGACGGTGACAAGGATAGCGTCATCACCGGCTACCGCGATCATGGCCACATGCTCGCCTATGGCATCGATCCCAAGGTTATCATGGCCGAGCTGACCGGCCGTGAAGCCGGGATCTCGAAGGGCAAGGGCGGGTCGATGCACATGTTCTCGACCGAGCATAAGTTCTACGGCGGCCACGGCATCGTCGGCGCGCAGGTTTCGCTCGGCGGCGGGCTTGCGCTCGCGCACCAGTACAACAACGACGGCGGTCTGTGCCTTGCCTATTTCGGTGACGGCGCGGCGAACCAGGGCCAGGTCTACGAGACCTTCAACATGGCCAGCCTGTGGAAACTGCCGATCGTGTTCGTGGTGGAGAACAACCAGTACGCGATGGGCACCAGCACCGCGCGCTCCTCTGCGGAAACCGAATTCCACCGCCGCGGCACGGCCTTCCGCATCCCGGGCATGGACGTGAACGGCATGGACGTTCTCGAAGTGCGGCAGGCGGCCGAAATCGCCTTCAAGCACGTGCGCGACGGCAAGGGCCCGGTGCTGATGGAGTGCAACACCTACCGCTACCGCGGCCACTCCATGTCCGACCCCGCCAAGTACCGTACGCGCGAGGAAGTGCAGGACGTGCGCGAGCACAAGGATCCGATCGAGGGTCTCAAGAAGGTGCTGCTCGAAAACGGCTGCACCGAAGACGAACTCAAGGCCATCGACAAGGACATCCGCAAGACCGTGACCGAAGCGGCCGATTTCGCTGAAAGCTCGCCCGAACCGGAGGCAAGCGAACTCTACACCGATGTTCTGGTGGAGGAGTACTGA
- a CDS encoding VOC family protein: MSEAASHPVKLGGVHHAAYRCKDAKETVEWYGKVLGMDYTTAFAEDHVPSTGEYDPYMHVFLDAGNGNILAFFELPNQKDMGRDENTPAWVQHLAFRVASEDELLAAKEHIESLGIDVLGPTHHGIFKSIYFFDPNGHRVELAADIGTDEQYAELKRVAPMMLDEWSETKTAPRHADWLHEIARKEHGNA, encoded by the coding sequence ATGAGCGAAGCGGCAAGTCATCCCGTAAAGCTGGGCGGCGTTCACCACGCCGCCTACCGCTGCAAGGACGCCAAAGAGACCGTCGAATGGTACGGCAAGGTTCTGGGCATGGATTACACCACTGCCTTTGCCGAAGACCACGTGCCCTCGACCGGCGAATACGATCCCTACATGCATGTCTTCCTCGACGCGGGGAACGGCAACATCCTCGCCTTCTTCGAGCTGCCCAACCAGAAGGACATGGGCCGCGACGAGAACACCCCTGCCTGGGTCCAGCACCTTGCCTTTCGGGTCGCATCGGAAGACGAATTGCTGGCCGCCAAGGAGCACATCGAAAGCCTTGGTATCGATGTGCTCGGGCCGACCCACCACGGCATTTTCAAGTCGATCTATTTCTTCGACCCGAACGGCCACCGCGTGGAACTCGCCGCCGATATCGGCACCGACGAGCAGTATGCGGAACTCAAGCGCGTCGCCCCGATGATGCTCGACGAGTGGAGCGAGACCAAGACCGCTCCGCGCCACGCGGACTGGCTGCACGAAATCGCCCGCAAGGAACACGGTAACGCGTAA
- a CDS encoding VOC family protein, which yields MIETRKGINHIALVCRDMKETVDFYTGVLGMPLIKTVELPDGGQHFFFDCGGGSSVAFFWWKDAPAMAPGIASVKDFPYDAKTAVGSMNHLAFHMDEADLEASLDKLEAAGVPHTHAVVNHDDSQMGVAKDMHEGVFVRSVYFTDPNGIMMEFAAFTKDFTPEDVRHEPARMDA from the coding sequence ATGATCGAAACACGAAAGGGCATAAACCACATCGCGCTGGTGTGCCGCGACATGAAGGAAACCGTCGATTTCTACACCGGTGTCCTCGGAATGCCGCTGATCAAGACGGTCGAATTGCCTGATGGCGGGCAGCATTTCTTTTTCGATTGCGGTGGTGGATCGAGCGTCGCGTTCTTCTGGTGGAAGGACGCGCCGGCCATGGCGCCCGGCATCGCCTCGGTGAAAGACTTTCCCTATGACGCGAAGACCGCGGTGGGCTCGATGAACCACCTCGCCTTTCACATGGACGAAGCCGATCTCGAAGCCTCGCTCGACAAGCTCGAGGCGGCGGGAGTCCCGCACACCCATGCTGTGGTCAACCACGACGACAGCCAGATGGGCGTTGCCAAGGACATGCACGAGGGCGTCTTCGTGCGTTCGGTCTACTTCACCGATCCCAACGGCATCATGATGGAATTCGCCGCCTTCACGAAGGATTTCACGCCCGAAGATGTCCGGCACGAACCGGCGCGGATGGACGCCTGA